Proteins from a single region of Pyxidicoccus xibeiensis:
- a CDS encoding nuclear transport factor 2 family protein encodes MRLTVTMPWLVALVLLGLGGCNRPRFGTPQDAYTSFHRLVKRGELKEAWAVLSKPTQDALAERAQAVGKASGSTEPPEPMALFFANVPPPPDVTEVSLVREEGDEATVLVRSPGSTHEVRMVREPSGWKVDLSASLQP; translated from the coding sequence ATGCGCCTGACTGTGACGATGCCCTGGCTGGTGGCCCTGGTCCTGCTCGGCCTGGGCGGCTGCAACCGGCCGCGCTTCGGCACCCCCCAGGACGCCTACACCTCCTTCCACCGGCTGGTGAAGCGGGGGGAGCTGAAGGAGGCCTGGGCCGTCCTCTCCAAGCCCACGCAGGACGCGCTGGCCGAGCGGGCCCAGGCGGTGGGCAAGGCTTCGGGAAGCACGGAGCCACCGGAGCCCATGGCCCTCTTCTTCGCGAATGTCCCTCCCCCTCCGGATGTTACGGAGGTCTCGCTGGTCCGGGAGGAGGGCGACGAGGCGACAGTGCTCGTACGCTCGCCAGGAAGCACCCACGAGGTCCGGATGGTCCGAGAGCCATCCGGATGGAAGGTGGACCTCTCAGCATCCCTCCAGCCGTGA
- a CDS encoding diguanylate cyclase, with product MADGERKRTLEVARRATPGAELSGRTVLIVDDDPAHVRHVREGLAPHGYIFKEAHDGTQALSAIRQARPDLILMDVEMPGLGGVEVCRIIKANSGEDGFGFIPVILMTARQAAGKVEGLELGADDYLVKPFDMLELSARVKSMLRLKVLQDALVEKNRELDKANKELARRREELLALSRTDSLTGLFNRRYFEERLHEEFARSRRYGSPLSLVMLDIDHFKRINDTFGHPFGDQVLKAVAQTARARLREVDLIARYGGEELIAILPETTPADALRVCERVREAIASLGLEHPAEDGTAREVRLTASLGVATVPSADLTSAEALLRAADTSLYAAKGAGRNRVHQHAA from the coding sequence ATGGCGGACGGCGAACGGAAGAGGACGCTGGAGGTAGCCCGCCGTGCGACACCGGGAGCCGAGCTCAGCGGCCGGACGGTGCTCATCGTGGATGACGACCCCGCGCACGTGCGCCATGTCCGGGAGGGCCTGGCGCCACACGGTTACATCTTCAAGGAAGCGCACGACGGGACGCAGGCGCTGTCGGCCATCCGCCAGGCGCGGCCGGACCTCATCCTGATGGATGTGGAGATGCCTGGGCTGGGGGGGGTGGAGGTGTGCCGCATCATCAAGGCGAACTCGGGGGAGGACGGCTTCGGCTTCATCCCGGTGATTCTGATGACGGCGCGGCAGGCGGCGGGGAAGGTGGAGGGGCTGGAGCTGGGGGCGGACGACTACCTGGTGAAGCCGTTCGACATGCTGGAGCTGTCGGCGCGGGTGAAGTCGATGCTGCGGCTGAAGGTGCTGCAGGACGCGCTGGTGGAGAAGAACCGGGAGCTGGACAAGGCGAACAAGGAGCTGGCGCGGCGGCGCGAGGAGCTGCTGGCGCTCAGCCGCACGGACAGCCTGACGGGGCTGTTCAACCGGCGCTACTTCGAGGAGCGGCTGCACGAGGAGTTCGCGCGCTCGCGGCGGTACGGCTCCCCCCTGTCGCTGGTGATGCTGGACATCGACCACTTCAAGCGCATCAACGACACCTTCGGGCACCCCTTCGGGGACCAGGTGCTCAAGGCGGTGGCGCAGACGGCGCGGGCGCGGCTGCGGGAGGTGGACCTGATTGCCCGCTACGGCGGCGAGGAGCTCATCGCCATCCTGCCGGAGACGACGCCGGCGGACGCCCTGCGGGTGTGCGAGCGCGTGCGCGAGGCGATTGCGTCACTGGGGCTGGAGCACCCGGCAGAGGACGGGACGGCGCGAGAGGTGCGGCTGACGGCGTCGCTGGGGGTGGCCACGGTGCCCTCCGCCGACCTGACGAGCGCGGAGGCCCTGCTGAGGGCGGCGGACACCAGCCTCTATGCAGCCAAGGGGGCTGGCCGCAACCGGGTTCACCAGCACGCTGCGTAG
- the trmB gene encoding tRNA (guanine(46)-N(7))-methyltransferase TrmB, with protein sequence MPRPRLLPEPVGLKFVEMETPPDWDAEFGYSGPLELEIGSGAGGHALEYCRRHPEVRFVAFEWRKKYARDTQSRAEKAGMRNLRVIEADARFIVPRIFAPDSLACIHLQFPDPWWKRSHAKRAVVQPAFAELLYSKLAPGGRFDMRTDVKDRGESMLAILESVGFQNPLGSGVFHPYDPEEVPSTRERRYLASGEPVYRARLVKPG encoded by the coding sequence ATGCCCCGTCCCCGCCTGCTGCCAGAGCCCGTCGGCCTCAAGTTCGTCGAGATGGAGACTCCGCCGGACTGGGACGCGGAGTTCGGCTACTCCGGCCCGCTGGAGCTGGAGATCGGCTCCGGCGCCGGCGGCCATGCCCTGGAGTACTGCCGCCGCCACCCCGAGGTGCGCTTCGTCGCCTTCGAGTGGCGCAAGAAGTACGCGCGCGACACCCAGTCCCGCGCGGAGAAGGCCGGCATGCGCAACCTGCGCGTCATCGAGGCAGATGCCCGCTTCATCGTCCCCCGCATCTTCGCTCCCGACTCGCTGGCCTGCATCCACCTCCAGTTCCCGGACCCCTGGTGGAAGCGCTCCCACGCCAAGCGCGCCGTCGTCCAGCCCGCCTTCGCCGAGCTGCTGTACTCCAAGCTCGCACCCGGCGGCCGCTTCGACATGCGCACCGACGTGAAGGACCGCGGCGAGTCCATGCTGGCCATCCTGGAATCCGTGGGTTTCCAGAACCCCCTGGGTTCAGGGGTTTTCCATCCGTATGACCCCGAAGAAGTGCCTTCCACGCGAGAGCGGCGCTACCTGGCGAGCGGGGAGCCGGTGTACCGCGCCCGGCTGGTGAAGCCCGGGTGA
- a CDS encoding bifunctional riboflavin kinase/FAD synthetase: protein MKVFHSVAEAGRFLAGRALALGNFDGVHVGHQALFAEARRHAGAAAFTFHPHPGKVLQPDLAPKLITLLPRKLELFAGCGLEAAVVQPFSRDYARTPPSDFESALFDALGVAHVVVGSDFTYGAMRGGTVSTLREAAARHGAQVHVVAPVTVDGVVASSSRVREYILEGRVSAARRLLGRPFDLDGTVVAGAGRGRGIGFPTANVDTQNELRPAPGVYAIRVHLPGEPEGAWHAGAANIGVKPTFGGTEVTIEAHLLDFSGDLYGKELRVQFLERLRPEQRFGSVAELVGQIKRDVEAARTVIAGVGD from the coding sequence ATGAAGGTCTTCCACTCGGTGGCGGAGGCGGGCCGTTTCCTGGCCGGCCGGGCGCTCGCGCTGGGCAACTTCGACGGGGTACACGTGGGCCACCAGGCCCTCTTCGCGGAGGCCCGCAGGCACGCGGGCGCCGCTGCCTTCACCTTCCATCCCCACCCGGGCAAGGTGCTCCAGCCGGACCTGGCGCCCAAGCTGATTACGCTGCTGCCCCGCAAGCTGGAGCTGTTCGCCGGCTGTGGGCTGGAGGCGGCGGTGGTGCAGCCCTTCTCCCGGGACTACGCGCGCACGCCGCCGTCGGATTTCGAGTCCGCCCTTTTCGACGCGCTCGGTGTGGCGCACGTGGTGGTGGGCAGCGACTTCACCTATGGCGCCATGCGCGGGGGCACCGTGAGCACCCTGCGCGAGGCGGCCGCCCGGCATGGCGCCCAGGTCCATGTCGTCGCCCCCGTCACCGTGGACGGCGTCGTGGCCTCGTCCTCGCGGGTGCGCGAGTACATCCTGGAGGGGCGCGTGTCCGCCGCGCGGCGGCTTCTGGGCCGCCCGTTCGACCTGGACGGCACGGTGGTGGCCGGCGCCGGGCGGGGGCGGGGCATCGGCTTTCCCACCGCCAACGTGGACACCCAGAACGAGCTGCGCCCCGCACCCGGCGTGTACGCCATCCGCGTCCACCTGCCAGGCGAGCCGGAGGGCGCCTGGCACGCGGGCGCGGCCAACATCGGTGTGAAGCCCACCTTTGGCGGCACCGAGGTCACCATCGAGGCCCACCTGCTGGATTTTTCGGGCGACCTCTATGGCAAGGAGCTCCGGGTGCAGTTCCTGGAGCGGCTGCGCCCCGAGCAGCGCTTCGGCTCGGTGGCCGAGCTCGTCGGGCAGATAAAGCGGGACGTGGAGGCCGCGCGCACTGTCATCGCCGGTGTGGGTGACTGA